A window of the Streptomyces sp. NBC_00454 genome harbors these coding sequences:
- a CDS encoding glycosyltransferase family 87 protein: protein MTKVHEDSPVLPTQQDEVAAAGSELIGGPMGRYARLGGHWLTPVRVVVLVALGMFALGMVQKLPCYDWAWFRGAGSQYTHACYSDIPHLYVVRGFADGLTPYFDRLPGDMQFLEYPVLTGVFMEVASWLTPSSGSMQHREQMYWMVNAGMLMACAAVIAVCVARTHRRRPWDALLFALAPAFALTATINWDLLAIALTAAAMLMWSRGRALAFGILIGLATAAKLYPVLLLGAVFVLCWRAGKWRAFGAAVGGAVASWLVVNLPVMLFAWEGWTKFYTFSQERPIDFGSVWLLISQRSGNPLSGANTYATGLTLLLCAGIGFLTLTAPRRPRFAQLAFLLVAAFILVNKVYSPQYVLWLIPLAALARPRWRDFLIWQAGEVVYFLGIWFYLAYTTSGEKHQGLPLEGYQLAIAAHLLCTLYLCAVVVRDIMLPERDVVRRDGSDDPSGGVLDGAEDVFTLSHTAKAPQYAAPSDGRRVEWGAGPED from the coding sequence ATGACGAAGGTGCACGAGGACAGCCCCGTACTGCCCACCCAGCAGGACGAGGTGGCCGCCGCCGGGAGCGAGCTCATCGGCGGCCCGATGGGCCGCTACGCCCGGCTGGGAGGCCACTGGCTGACCCCGGTGCGCGTCGTGGTGCTCGTGGCCCTGGGGATGTTCGCGCTCGGCATGGTGCAGAAGCTGCCCTGCTACGACTGGGCGTGGTTCCGCGGGGCCGGGTCCCAGTACACCCACGCCTGCTACTCGGACATCCCGCACCTCTACGTCGTACGCGGCTTCGCCGACGGCCTCACGCCGTACTTCGACCGGCTCCCCGGCGACATGCAGTTCCTGGAGTACCCGGTGCTCACCGGGGTCTTCATGGAAGTCGCCTCCTGGCTGACCCCGAGCAGCGGCTCGATGCAGCACCGGGAGCAGATGTACTGGATGGTCAACGCGGGCATGCTGATGGCCTGCGCCGCCGTGATTGCCGTATGCGTGGCCCGTACGCACCGCCGGCGGCCGTGGGACGCCCTGCTCTTCGCCCTGGCGCCCGCCTTCGCGCTCACCGCGACCATCAACTGGGACCTGCTGGCCATCGCCCTGACGGCCGCCGCGATGCTCATGTGGTCGCGGGGCCGGGCACTGGCCTTCGGCATCCTGATCGGCCTCGCCACCGCGGCCAAGCTCTATCCCGTACTGCTGCTCGGGGCCGTGTTCGTGCTCTGCTGGCGGGCCGGGAAGTGGCGCGCCTTCGGTGCGGCGGTCGGCGGCGCGGTCGCCTCGTGGCTCGTGGTGAACCTGCCCGTCATGCTCTTCGCCTGGGAAGGCTGGACGAAGTTCTACACCTTCAGCCAGGAGCGGCCCATCGACTTCGGCTCCGTGTGGCTGCTGATCTCCCAGCGCTCCGGGAACCCGCTGTCGGGCGCCAACACCTACGCCACGGGCCTGACGCTGCTGCTGTGCGCGGGCATCGGCTTCCTCACGCTGACCGCACCGCGCCGCCCCCGCTTCGCGCAGCTGGCCTTCCTGCTCGTGGCCGCCTTCATCCTGGTCAACAAGGTCTACTCGCCGCAGTACGTGCTGTGGCTGATCCCGCTCGCCGCGCTGGCCCGGCCGCGCTGGCGGGACTTCCTCATCTGGCAGGCGGGCGAGGTCGTCTACTTCCTGGGGATCTGGTTCTACCTGGCCTACACGACCAGCGGTGAGAAGCATCAGGGCCTGCCGCTGGAGGGCTACCAGCTGGCGATCGCGGCCCATCTGCTGTGCACGCTCTACCTGTGCGCCGTGGTCGTGCGCGACATCATGCTGCCCGAGCGCGACGTGGTGCGGCGCGACGGGTCGGACGACCCTTCCGGTGGCGTCCTGGACGGCGCCGAGGACGTGTTCACCCTGTCGCACACGGCGAAGGCGCCGCAGTACGCGGCGCCTTCGGACGGACGGCGGGTCGAATGGGGCGCGGGCCCCGAGGACTGA
- a CDS encoding transglycosylase domain-containing protein: MSEHRRKPQQPQGGGRAAARKAAQQRPGRGAGSGHDVPTSSPSGPYPEEPGRGGRAGNRRSSGREPAGRARGAARAGRGTGRPDKRFINYPRSDKAGWKRFIPSWKLVGGTAFGFFAIIIAGAGIGIASVNTPDPNKTAEAQNNVFYWADGTQMVATGGSVNRQIVPIGSIPRSMQNAVIAAENESFESDKGVDPMGIARAVWNMAKGGSTQGGSTITQQYVKNTYLDSDQTLKRKVTELFISIKLGVSEEKNTILAGYLNTAYYGRDAYGIQAAARAYFGKDCDKLTPSESAFLASVLKGPNLYNPDGGIGTAATPQANTERAKQRWAWVLDREVTVGRMQQSERDQFKEFPQLVESAQAKGMAGQIGYLVETAKAYMMKSKGITVDELAKGGYQIYTTFQKPKVDALVKAVEETRDGLIDEKKRPDTDTFVQFGASSVDVKTGAIVALYGGPGMDKKYFNNNANTSGVQVGSTWKPFVLAAAMEYGTQNSNGAGISADSKYMANDLTVINNRDGKPLRDGSGKPFKQKNESPTAYGYVTLNEAMEKSINVPFAQLVFDVGHTKVRDVAKASGILPETMDPNDNASFALGTSTPSAIRMADSYATFAGSGTHHEPFSVTKVRKNGEDLAGFEAPKAQQAMDNSIADNITKVLRNVVENGTGTKAKKLGRPAAGKTGTTDDNMSAWFVGYTPQLSTSVTLFRSDPNAPKKELISMKGVGNIPSLHGGDIPAEIWVKYMKEALNGVPETDFPEPDKLGVVADASGAPSPSPSIAPSMSPSPSPTPSMEPSPSPTPSKGGKPSCKPWEICDPGASPTTSVSPSPSPSKTGGGRPGGTTNGGSTGGFPIGGATGG, translated from the coding sequence ATGAGCGAGCACCGCCGCAAACCGCAACAGCCCCAGGGTGGCGGCCGCGCCGCGGCCCGCAAGGCTGCCCAGCAGCGCCCCGGACGGGGCGCCGGGTCCGGACACGACGTCCCCACCTCGTCACCGAGCGGGCCGTATCCGGAGGAGCCGGGCCGTGGAGGCAGAGCCGGCAACCGGAGATCCTCCGGGCGGGAACCGGCGGGACGGGCCAGGGGCGCCGCAAGGGCTGGACGCGGCACGGGCCGCCCGGACAAGCGGTTCATCAACTACCCGCGCTCGGACAAGGCGGGCTGGAAGCGTTTCATCCCGTCGTGGAAGCTCGTCGGAGGCACGGCCTTCGGCTTCTTCGCGATCATCATCGCGGGCGCCGGAATCGGCATCGCCTCGGTGAACACCCCCGACCCGAACAAGACGGCAGAGGCCCAGAACAACGTCTTCTACTGGGCCGACGGCACCCAGATGGTCGCGACCGGTGGATCCGTGAACCGCCAGATCGTGCCCATCGGGAGCATCCCCCGGTCGATGCAGAACGCCGTGATCGCGGCGGAGAACGAGTCCTTCGAGTCGGACAAGGGCGTGGACCCGATGGGTATCGCCCGCGCCGTGTGGAACATGGCCAAGGGCGGGTCCACCCAGGGCGGCTCGACGATCACCCAGCAGTACGTGAAGAACACGTACCTGGACTCCGACCAGACGCTCAAGCGCAAGGTCACCGAGCTCTTCATCTCGATAAAGCTGGGTGTGAGCGAGGAGAAGAACACGATCCTCGCGGGCTACCTGAACACGGCCTACTACGGACGCGACGCCTACGGGATCCAGGCCGCCGCCCGCGCCTACTTCGGCAAGGACTGCGACAAGCTGACCCCGTCCGAGAGCGCCTTCCTCGCCTCCGTGCTCAAGGGCCCGAACCTCTACAACCCGGACGGCGGCATCGGCACCGCGGCCACCCCCCAGGCCAACACCGAACGCGCCAAGCAGCGCTGGGCCTGGGTGCTGGACCGCGAGGTCACGGTGGGGCGCATGCAGCAGTCCGAGCGGGACCAGTTCAAGGAGTTCCCCCAGCTCGTCGAATCCGCTCAGGCCAAGGGCATGGCGGGACAGATCGGCTATCTGGTCGAGACGGCCAAGGCCTACATGATGAAGAGCAAGGGCATCACGGTCGACGAGCTGGCCAAGGGCGGCTACCAGATCTACACCACCTTCCAGAAGCCGAAGGTGGACGCACTGGTCAAGGCCGTCGAGGAGACCCGCGACGGGCTGATCGACGAGAAGAAGCGGCCCGACACCGACACCTTCGTCCAGTTCGGCGCTTCTTCGGTGGACGTGAAGACCGGAGCCATCGTCGCCCTGTACGGCGGTCCGGGCATGGACAAGAAGTACTTCAACAACAACGCCAACACCTCCGGTGTCCAGGTCGGCTCGACCTGGAAGCCGTTCGTGCTGGCGGCGGCCATGGAGTACGGCACGCAGAATTCGAACGGCGCGGGGATCTCGGCCGACAGCAAGTACATGGCCAACGACCTCACGGTGATCAACAACCGTGACGGCAAGCCCCTGCGCGACGGTTCGGGCAAGCCGTTCAAGCAGAAGAACGAGAGCCCGACCGCCTACGGGTACGTGACCCTGAACGAGGCGATGGAGAAGTCCATCAACGTCCCGTTCGCCCAGCTCGTCTTCGACGTGGGCCACACCAAGGTCCGGGACGTCGCCAAGGCCTCGGGCATCCTCCCGGAGACGATGGACCCGAACGACAATGCCTCCTTCGCGCTCGGCACCTCGACGCCCAGCGCCATCCGGATGGCCGACTCGTACGCCACCTTCGCCGGCTCCGGCACCCACCACGAGCCCTTCTCCGTGACCAAGGTGAGGAAGAACGGCGAGGACCTGGCCGGCTTCGAGGCTCCCAAGGCGCAGCAGGCCATGGACAACTCGATCGCGGACAACATCACCAAGGTCCTGCGCAACGTCGTCGAGAACGGCACCGGCACCAAGGCGAAGAAGCTGGGCCGGCCCGCCGCCGGCAAGACCGGTACCACCGATGACAACATGTCGGCCTGGTTCGTCGGCTACACGCCCCAGCTGTCCACCTCCGTGACCCTGTTCCGCTCGGACCCCAACGCGCCGAAGAAGGAACTGATCTCGATGAAGGGCGTGGGCAACATCCCGTCCCTCCACGGTGGTGACATCCCCGCCGAGATCTGGGTCAAGTACATGAAGGAAGCGCTGAACGGCGTTCCGGAGACGGACTTCCCGGAGCCGGACAAGCTCGGCGTCGTCGCGGACGCCTCCGGCGCTCCCTCGCCCTCGCCCTCGATCGCCCCGTCCATGTCCCCCTCTCCGTCCCCGACCCCCTCGATGGAGCCGTCGCCGTCCCCGACCCCCTCCAAGGGCGGGAAGCCCTCCTGCAAGCCGTGGGAGATCTGCGACCCGGGGGCGAGCCCCACCACATCCGTCTCGCCCTCGCCCTCGCCCAGTAAGACGGGCGGCGGCAGACCGGGCGGCACGACGAACGGCGGCAGTACCGGAGGCTTCCCGATAGGGGGAGCCACGGGCGGCTGA
- a CDS encoding PadR family transcriptional regulator, which translates to MSRRSGILEFAVLGLLRESPMHGYELRKRLNTSLGVFRAFSYGTLYPCLKTLVTNGWLIEEPGNAPEDALAASLAGRRAKIVYRLTAAGKEHFEELLSHTGPDAWEDESFAARFAFFGQTEREVRMRVLEGRRSRLEERLEKMSASLARTRERLDDYTLELQRHGMESVEREVRWLNELIESERAGRDQRRPGPSDETAK; encoded by the coding sequence ATGAGCAGGCGCTCAGGCATCCTCGAGTTCGCCGTACTCGGCCTGCTTCGCGAATCCCCCATGCACGGCTATGAGCTGCGCAAGCGGCTCAACACCTCACTGGGGGTGTTCAGGGCGTTCAGTTACGGAACGCTCTATCCCTGCCTCAAGACGCTCGTCACCAACGGCTGGTTGATCGAAGAACCGGGCAATGCCCCGGAAGACGCTCTCGCCGCTTCACTCGCAGGGCGCCGCGCCAAGATCGTCTACCGGTTGACGGCGGCAGGCAAGGAGCACTTCGAGGAGCTCCTCTCCCACACGGGCCCCGATGCCTGGGAGGACGAGTCTTTCGCCGCACGCTTCGCTTTCTTCGGCCAGACCGAACGAGAAGTGCGCATGCGGGTCCTGGAAGGCCGTCGCAGCCGACTTGAAGAGCGCCTGGAGAAGATGAGCGCCTCGCTCGCCCGCACTCGCGAGCGGCTCGACGATTACACGCTCGAGCTGCAACGCCACGGCATGGAGTCCGTGGAGCGCGAAGTGCGCTGGCTGAACGAGCTCATCGAGAGTGAGCGGGCGGGACGGGATCAGAGACGACCCGGTCCGTCCGACGAAACTGCTAAATGA
- a CDS encoding inositol-3-phosphate synthase, producing the protein MGSVRVAIVGVGNCAASLVQGVEYYKDADPAAKVPGLMHVQFGDYHVSDIEFVAAFDVDAKKVGLDLSDAIGASENNTIKICDVPSAGVTVQRGHTLDGLGKYYRMTIEESAETPVDVVQVLKDRQVDVLICYLPVGSEDAAKFYAQCAIDAKVAFVNALPVFIAGTKEWADKFTEAGVPIVGDDIKSQVGATITHRVMARLFEDRGVRLERTMQLNVGGNMDFKNMLERDRLESKKISKTQAVTSQIPDRELGDKNVHIGPSDYVQWLDDRKWAYVRLEGRAFGDVPLNLEYKLEVWDSPNSAGVIIDALRAAKIAKDRGIGGPILSASSYFMKSPPVQYFDDEAQANVEKFIKGEVDR; encoded by the coding sequence ATGGGTTCGGTTCGCGTAGCCATCGTCGGCGTAGGCAACTGCGCCGCCTCGCTGGTGCAGGGCGTCGAGTACTACAAGGACGCCGACCCGGCGGCCAAGGTCCCCGGTCTGATGCACGTCCAGTTCGGCGACTACCACGTCAGCGACATCGAGTTCGTCGCCGCGTTCGACGTCGACGCGAAGAAGGTCGGCCTCGACCTTTCGGACGCCATCGGCGCCAGCGAGAACAACACCATCAAGATCTGTGACGTCCCGAGTGCGGGCGTGACCGTTCAGCGCGGCCACACCCTGGACGGCCTGGGCAAGTACTACCGCATGACCATCGAGGAGTCGGCCGAGACCCCGGTCGACGTCGTCCAGGTCCTCAAGGACCGTCAGGTCGACGTCCTGATCTGCTACCTCCCCGTCGGTTCCGAGGACGCGGCGAAGTTCTACGCCCAGTGCGCCATCGACGCCAAGGTCGCCTTCGTCAACGCCCTCCCGGTCTTCATCGCCGGCACCAAGGAGTGGGCGGACAAGTTCACCGAGGCCGGTGTCCCGATCGTCGGCGACGACATCAAGTCCCAGGTCGGCGCCACCATCACGCACCGCGTGATGGCGCGACTGTTCGAGGACCGCGGCGTCCGTCTTGAGCGCACCATGCAGCTCAACGTCGGCGGCAACATGGACTTCAAGAACATGCTCGAGCGCGACCGCCTCGAGTCGAAGAAGATCTCCAAGACGCAGGCCGTCACCTCGCAGATCCCCGACCGCGAGCTCGGTGACAAGAACGTCCACATCGGCCCGTCGGACTACGTCCAGTGGCTCGACGACCGCAAGTGGGCCTACGTCCGCCTCGAGGGCCGCGCGTTCGGCGACGTCCCCCTGAACCTCGAGTACAAGCTCGAGGTGTGGGACTCCCCGAACTCCGCCGGTGTCATCATCGACGCCCTGCGCGCCGCGAAGATCGCCAAGGACCGCGGTATCGGCGGCCCGATCCTCTCGGCGTCGAGCTACTTCATGAAGTCCCCGCCGGTCCAGTACTTCGACGACGAGGCCCAGGCCAACGTCGAGAAGTTCATCAAGGGCGAGGTCGACCGCTAG
- a CDS encoding MFS transporter, producing the protein MAVVRDLRVLLRLRDFRNLLAVRLLCQAADGVYQVALATYVVFSPEKQASPAAIASAMAVLLLPYSVVGPFAGVLLDRWPRRQVFLYGNLLRAFLACVTGMLIVAHVPDWLFYASALSVTAVNRFVLAGLAASLPRVVGPGELVTANALSPTAGTLAAVAGGGLAFLVRVLASDSDALVVLLAAVLYLCAALVSLSLAVGRLGPDHPPGRINPTVREGVALAVRGMADGLRHLASRREAARALTAMTLMRFCYGALFVTLLMLCRYAWSDNESDGLALLGVTVGVSGAGFFAAAVVTPWLVDRLGTRGWMTACAAGSAVLVPALGLFFAPGPMLAAAFVLGLATQGAKISTDTVVQSRVDDSFRGRVFSVYDVLFNAAFVGAAAVAALVLPLDGQSVPLILGVATLYALTAAFLMRQGDVSRETSP; encoded by the coding sequence ATGGCTGTCGTACGTGATCTGCGCGTACTCCTGCGTCTGCGGGACTTCCGCAACCTGCTCGCCGTGCGGCTGCTCTGCCAGGCCGCGGACGGCGTGTACCAAGTCGCACTGGCCACTTACGTCGTCTTCTCCCCGGAGAAGCAGGCCTCGCCCGCGGCCATCGCCTCGGCCATGGCGGTGCTCCTGCTGCCCTATTCGGTGGTCGGGCCCTTCGCCGGCGTGCTGCTCGACCGCTGGCCGCGCCGCCAGGTCTTCCTCTACGGCAACCTGCTGCGGGCCTTCCTCGCCTGTGTCACCGGCATGCTGATCGTCGCGCACGTCCCCGACTGGCTCTTCTACGCCTCGGCCCTGTCCGTGACCGCCGTCAACCGCTTCGTCCTGGCCGGGCTGGCCGCCTCCCTGCCACGCGTGGTCGGGCCCGGCGAACTGGTCACCGCGAACGCGCTCTCACCCACCGCCGGAACCCTCGCGGCCGTGGCCGGCGGGGGACTGGCCTTCCTCGTCCGCGTACTGGCATCCGACTCCGACGCCCTCGTCGTGCTCCTGGCAGCCGTGCTCTACCTGTGCGCCGCCCTGGTCTCCCTGAGCCTCGCCGTGGGCCGCCTGGGGCCCGATCACCCTCCCGGCAGGATCAACCCGACGGTGCGGGAGGGCGTCGCCCTCGCCGTACGGGGCATGGCCGACGGCCTGCGCCACCTGGCCTCCCGGCGCGAGGCGGCCCGGGCGCTGACCGCCATGACCCTGATGCGGTTCTGCTACGGGGCCCTGTTCGTCACGCTGCTCATGCTGTGCCGCTACGCCTGGTCGGACAACGAGTCCGACGGACTGGCCCTGCTCGGGGTCACGGTCGGTGTCTCGGGGGCCGGATTCTTCGCGGCCGCCGTGGTCACCCCCTGGCTCGTGGACCGGCTGGGCACCCGGGGATGGATGACCGCCTGCGCCGCCGGATCCGCCGTGCTGGTCCCCGCACTCGGACTGTTCTTCGCCCCCGGCCCGATGCTGGCCGCCGCCTTCGTGCTCGGCCTCGCCACCCAGGGCGCCAAGATCTCCACCGATACCGTCGTGCAGTCCCGGGTGGACGACTCCTTCCGCGGCCGCGTCTTCTCCGTCTACGACGTGCTCTTCAACGCCGCCTTCGTCGGCGCCGCCGCGGTGGCCGCGCTCGTGCTCCCGCTCGACGGGCAGTCCGTCCCACTGATCCTCGGCGTGGCCACGCTCTATGCCCTGACCGCCGCGTTCCTCATGCGACAGGGCGATGTTTCACGTGAAACATCGCCCTGA
- a CDS encoding CCA tRNA nucleotidyltransferase has product MPNANEENSSVLSQGQVRAVSELLRIAPVADELGRRFQEAGFRLALVGGSVRDALLGRLGNDLDFTTDARPEDVLKIIRPWADSVWDVGIAFGTVGAQKLARVEGAERNFEIEVTTYRSESYDRTSRKPEVSYGDSIEEDLVRRDFTVNAMAVALPEQEFVDPYGGLEDLRAGVLRTPGTPEDSFSDDPLRMLRAARFAAQLDFEVAPEVVAAMTEMSGRIEIVSAERVQAELNKLLLSAHPRKGLGLLVDTGLADHVMPELPALRLESDEHHRHKDVYDHSLIVLEQAIALEEDGPDLVLRLAALLHDIGKPRTRRFESDGRVSFHHHEMVGAKMTKKRMTALKYSNDMIKDVSRLVELHLRFHGYGDGEWTDSAVRRYVRDAGPLLERLHKLTRSDCTTRNKRKANALSRTYDGLEERIAQLQEQEELDAIRPDLDGNEIMQVLDVSPGPVIGKAYAFLLELRLENGPMGRDAAIAALKEWWAAQD; this is encoded by the coding sequence GTGCCGAACGCCAACGAAGAGAACTCCAGTGTCCTGAGTCAGGGACAGGTCCGCGCGGTGAGTGAACTGCTCCGGATCGCCCCTGTCGCCGACGAGCTCGGCCGCCGTTTCCAGGAGGCGGGATTCCGCCTCGCCCTGGTCGGCGGGTCCGTCCGCGACGCGCTGCTCGGGCGCCTCGGCAACGACCTCGACTTCACCACCGATGCCCGTCCCGAGGACGTCCTCAAGATCATCAGGCCGTGGGCCGACTCGGTGTGGGACGTCGGCATCGCCTTCGGCACGGTCGGTGCGCAGAAGCTGGCCCGTGTCGAGGGCGCCGAACGGAACTTCGAGATCGAGGTGACCACGTACCGCTCGGAGTCCTACGACAGGACCTCGCGCAAGCCGGAGGTCTCCTACGGAGACTCGATCGAGGAAGACCTCGTCCGTCGTGACTTCACGGTGAACGCGATGGCCGTCGCGCTTCCCGAGCAGGAGTTCGTGGACCCGTACGGCGGTCTGGAGGACCTCCGGGCGGGCGTCCTGCGGACCCCCGGCACCCCGGAGGACTCCTTCTCCGACGATCCGCTGCGGATGCTGCGGGCGGCGCGGTTCGCCGCGCAGCTCGACTTCGAGGTCGCCCCCGAGGTGGTGGCGGCCATGACGGAGATGTCCGGCCGGATCGAGATCGTCTCGGCGGAGCGGGTGCAGGCGGAGCTGAACAAACTGCTGCTGTCCGCGCACCCGCGCAAGGGCCTGGGCCTCCTCGTGGACACCGGGCTGGCCGACCACGTGATGCCGGAGCTTCCGGCGCTGCGCCTGGAGAGCGATGAGCACCACCGCCACAAGGACGTCTACGACCACTCGCTGATCGTCCTGGAACAGGCGATCGCCCTGGAGGAGGACGGCCCGGACCTGGTACTGCGGCTCGCGGCCCTGCTGCACGACATCGGCAAGCCCCGCACCCGCCGGTTCGAGAGCGATGGCCGGGTCTCCTTCCACCACCACGAGATGGTGGGCGCGAAGATGACCAAGAAGCGCATGACCGCGCTGAAGTACTCCAACGACATGATCAAGGACGTGTCGCGGCTGGTGGAGCTGCACCTGCGCTTCCACGGCTACGGGGACGGGGAGTGGACCGACTCCGCGGTGCGGCGCTACGTCCGCGACGCCGGCCCGCTGCTGGAGCGCCTGCACAAGCTGACCCGTTCCGACTGCACCACGCGCAACAAGCGCAAGGCGAATGCGCTCTCCCGCACCTATGACGGGCTGGAGGAGCGCATCGCCCAGCTGCAGGAGCAGGAGGAGCTTGACGCGATCCGGCCCGACCTGGACGGCAACGAGATCATGCAGGTCCTGGACGTCAGTCCCGGTCCGGTGATCGGCAAGGCCTACGCGTTCCTGCTGGAGCTGCGGCTGGAGAACGGTCCGATGGGGCGTGATGCGGCGATCGCGGCCCTCAAGGAGTGGTGGGCGGCGCAGGACTGA